The following are encoded together in the Coffea arabica cultivar ET-39 chromosome 1c, Coffea Arabica ET-39 HiFi, whole genome shotgun sequence genome:
- the LOC113713416 gene encoding G-type lectin S-receptor-like serine/threonine-protein kinase RLK1, which yields MACQCIQLIFFFLFLFPISALAQKNGIVPVGSTLTAGQKSAGPWLSPTEDFAFGFQQVQDKDLFLFSIWYHKIPDKTVVWFVNSTNPVLRGSTVKLDAQTGLVLRDPRGIQLWSANVGSNQLVRGFMNDTGNFILQGSDGSPLWESFRHPADTILPYQDLVIGDSLCSRQSATNFSQGRFYLRFLDDGNLVLATRSVPTNVDDEATYYNSQTSDSTGEQNSDYQVTFDGRGAMYIRKGNDQTKQLNPVSIPLPSVSENYHRATIDFDGVFTHYYHPRTSTGNPNWTIFWSMPDNICTSIIGEKGSGACGFNSVCHLELGRPVCACPEGYILLDPNDKNGSCKPNSTLVCDEVEEGSAENLYNFVVASDIDWPLSDFEQINPSNETICGQACMQDCFCAVAIFRNNSCWKKKLPLSNGRMDTSLQAKAFIKYRKSDAPPVLQTFPPVPAGSKPKNRGTVIIVGSVLLGSSFLVFIATACLGFYFIYHKKKVITHPNTDALNSNLRYFAYKELAEATNEFNEELGRGSFGTVYKGALQIRSRNTTLAVKKLYRMDQDADKEFRAEVETIGQTNHKNLVRLLGFCDEGQHRLLVYEYMSHGTLARLLLNNPKTSWSTRTQIAVGIARGLVYLHEECSTQIIHCDIKPQNILLDEYFNARISDFGLAKLLMINQSRTITGNIRGTKGYVAPEWFRSTQVNAKVDVYSFGVLLLEIISCRRSMENTEIGHGEFLILTDLAWDCFQEGRLDAFVENDLEALNDKMMLERFVMVGIWCIQENSSLRPTMRKVSWMLEGIVEVMVPPCPYPFSTPG from the coding sequence ATGGCATGCCAATGCATACAgctcatcttcttcttcctatTTCTCTTCCCAATTTCTGCTTTGGCTCAGAAAAATGGTATTGTCCCTGTGGGCAGTACTTTGACTGCAGGGCAAAAATCTGCTGGTCCTTGGCTTTCACCTACTGAGGATTTTGCATTTGGATTCCAGCAAGTTCAGGATAAggatcttttcttgttttccataTGGTATCACAAAATTCCAGACAAAACTGTAGTTTGGTTTGTTAATTCAACAAATCCAGTGCTGCGAGGATCGACTGTAAAGCTTGATGCTCAGACAGGGCTTGTACTCCGTGACCCTCGAGGCATACAACTTTGGAGTGCTAATGTTGGTTCTAATCAACTGGTTCGTGGTTTTATGAATGATACAGGCAATTTTATCCTCCAGGGGAGTGATGGTAGCCCGCTCTGGGAAAGCTTTAGACATCCTGCTGATACAATTTTGCCCTATCAAGACTTGGTAATTGGCGATTCTCTTTGTTCTCGACAGTCAGCAACAAACTTCTCCCAAGGAAGATTTTATCTCCGTTTTCTTGATGACGGGAATCTAGTGCTTGCTACCAGAAGTGTGCCAACAAATGTGGATGATGAAGCTACCTACTACAATAGTCAGACTTCTGATTCTACAGGTGAACAGAATTCTGATTACCAAGTTACTTTTGATGGCAGAGGGGCCATGTACATAAGGAAAGGGAACGATCAAACAAAACAGCTCAATCCAGTTTCAATACCATTACCATCAGTATCAGAAAACTATCATAGGGCAACAATAGATTTTGATGGGGTCTTCACACATTATTATCATCCTAGGACCTCTACTGGCAACCCAAACTGGACAATTTTTTGGTCTATGCCAGATAATATATGTACCAGCATTATTGGAGAAAAAGGGAGCGGAGCTTGTGGATTTAACAGCGTTTGCCACCTCGAACTTGGAAGACCGGTTTGTGCGTGTCCAGAAGGGTATATATTGCTTGATCCAAATGACAAGAACGGCAGCTGCAAGCCAAACTCTACTCTTGTCTGCGATGAAGTAGAGGAGGGCTCCGCAGAAAACCTTTATAATTTTGTGGTGGCCAGTGACATAGATTGGCCACTGTCTGACTTCGAGCAAATAAATCCTTCAAATGAAACTATTTGTGGGCAAGCTTGTATGCAGGACTGTTTCTGTGCTGTGGCCATTTTCAGAAACAACAGTTGCTGGAAGAAGAAGCTGCCACTTTCTAATGGGAGGATGGACACTAGCCTTCAGGCAAAGGCTTTCATCAAATATCGCAAAAGTGATGCTCCTCCTGTACTTCAAACTTTTCCTCCAGTTCCGGCAGGATCAAAGCCAAAAAACCGAGGAACTGTGATAATTGTGGGGTCTGTGCTTCTCGGAAGCTCTTTTTTGGTGTTCATTGCCACTGCTTGTTTGGGCTTTTACTTCATATACCACAAAAAGAAGGTAATAACTCATCCAAATACTGATGCACTGAACTCAAATTTGCGTTATTTTGCGTACAAAGAGCTTGCAGAAGCTACAAATGAATTCAATGAAGAGTTGGGCAGGGGATCTTTTGGTACTGTTTATAAAGGTGCCTTGCAAATCAGATCCAGAAACACTACTCTTGCGGTGAAAAAGTTATACAGAATGGATCAAGATGCTGACAAGGAATTTCGTGCTGAAGTGGAAACAATAGGCCAGACTAACCACAAGAATTTGGTCCGCCTGCTTGGATTCTGTGATGAAGGACAACATCGTCTATTGGTGTATGAATATATGAGCCATGGCACTCTCGCAAGACTGCTGTTAAATAATCCCAAAACTAGTTGGAGTACAAGGACTCAGATTGCTGTTGGGATTGCAAGGGGGCTGGTATACCTTCATGAAGAATGTAGTACTCAGATTATCCATTGTGATATAAAGCCCCAAAATATACTCCTTGATGAGTACTTCAATGCTCGTATTTCTGACTTTGGATTGGCAAAACTCTTGATGATTAATCAGAGTCGAACTATCACTGGAAATATTCGAGGAACGAAAGGCTACGTAGCTCCTGAATGGTTCAGGAGCACTCAAGTTAATGCTAAGGTTGATGTTTATAGTTTTGGTGTCTTGTTACTAGAGATCATTTCTTGCCGAAGAAGCATGGAGAATACTGAAATTGGTCATGGAGAATTTTTAATTTTGACTGATTTGGCTTGGGACTGCTTCCAAGAAGGAAGATTGGATGCTTTTGTAGAAAATGATTTAGAAGCTCTAAACGATAAGATGATGCTAGAGAGATTTGTGATGGTTGGTATTTGGTGTATTCAAGAAAACTCATCTCTTAGGCCTACAATGAGGAAGGTGAGCTGGATGCTTGAAGGAATTGTGGAAGTTATGGTGCCCCCATGTCCATATCCTTTTTCCACCCCTGGCTGA